AGAAAAATTGTTTATGACAGTAGTAAGAAAAGGGTTAGTAGATGAGTAGGATGCAAAATTTAGTCAAAGTTGAAATGATAAAAAATTGTCACTCTTTTATTGTTCTTAGTTTATGGCTATTACCCATAGTAACGACAATTTTAGCAAGCTTTTTACTAGTCGGAAAGCAATTGCAGCAAGCAATTTTTAATTGATGGTATATGGTTATGTTGCCGATAGAAGTTGCCCTAATTAGTAGTTATATACTCGAAAATGATAAGAAACAACATTATTTTAATCTTAAATTGACACCAATTTCCTATATTAAAATTTGTCTTGCCAAAATTATAACGGGCTGTTGCTATCTTTTGGTTACTAATATAATTATGATGTTTTTGGTTTTAGGAGTAGGAAGTTTATTTGGCAAGCAGTTAATGCTAGGACGCGTATTGCAGGCCACTATCTTGCTAACGGTATGCTTTGCTTGGCAAATTCCACTAGGGATGTTATTAGAACTCAAATTACCAGCAATCCTTACGCTAATTATTATGTTTATTGTAAATATATTTTTTGCTAGTCAAACTTTCGCTGGCAGTAGGACATTGTGGATAATTCCTTTTGCAATTCCTGCTAGATTAATGGCAACTATTTTAGGCGTGAATCCTAATGGGGTTCTGTTAGCTAAAAATAGTTATTTACATGCAAAAACCGTTATTTTACCTGGTGTTTTACTTACTGTGACATTATTTGGAGTTTTGGTGGTTGTACTTGGCCATTACTTTAAAGAAGATAACTTATGAGTTTAATAAATTTGTTTCAAGCTGAATTTTTGAAACTAAGACACACAAATTATTTTTGGATTCATGTTGCTTTGCCTTTATTAGGAGCAATATTATGTGCTAGCTATTTTTTGATGACTAAGTATCGTTTCACTACTTTTCTAATCAATTATTTCTTGATAATTGCGCTTAGTTATCCATTTGCCTGCAGTTATGCTTGCAATAATATTTTTGAACAAGAAATAAGTAATGGTTGTTTTAATCTCTTGAGTGTAACTAAGCGTTGGCAAATTCTGCTAGTTAAATTGTGTTATCTGTTAATTAGTAGCTTAATTTCTTGCCTTTTAGCGATTTTTACATTTATTGGTCTACTCAAAATAATGCACGCTAAAATAATAATTAATGTAAGCTATTTGTTAGGAATGTGTTTGCTCATTTGGGGCAGTAACTGCTCGACATATCTTGTTCATAGCTTTTTAGAATTAAAGTTTGGTCATAATGTTAGTTTAGTCTGTGCTGCTTTTGAATTTTTGTTAGCAGCATTATTATTAACTGATTTAGGTAATTTGATTTGGCCATTTTTTCCTAGTAGTTGGGGTGGGCATCTCGTGCGAATTTATACAATGGCATCCCTTAATTTAAAGGATGTCGTATTTGTTCCAATATCTTGTGCCTTATCAATAATTGTTGGTTTGACATTAGCAATGTTAATTCTTGTTTTTTGTTGGTTCAATCAGTGGGAAGGATGCAAGAATAATAGTTAATAATTTGTCAAAAGGAGAGTGTCATGCCTAAAATTCTTGCAATTGATGACGATCAAGATTTGTTAGTATTAGTTAAAAGAGCGTTAACTCGTGAAGGTTATACTGTTGATACTAGGCGTTCAACTAAAGAATTAACTGCTGAAACTTGTCGTTTTTATCAGTTGATATTAGTTGATGTCATGATGCCGGATGAAGATGGTTTTGATTTTTGTCAACGAATCAGGCCGGTATATGATGGACCGATTATTTTTTTAACGGCTAAGACTGATGATGCGGCATTAGTGCGGGGGTTAGGACTTGGCGGTGATGATTATATTAAAAAGCCGTTTAGTTTAGCTGAATTACGTGCGCGAGTTAATGCTCATTTACGTCGCGAAAAGCGGCAACCACTTCATGCATACGAACGCTCAGGTGTGCTCTTCAATTTATCAGAAAGAAAAGCCTGTGTTCATGACCAGACTGTTCCTTTTACAAAAGGTGAATTTCAATTAGCAGCTCATTTAGCAGAGCATCCAGGTCAGGTTTATACCAAAGAGCAACTATATGAAGCAGTTTTTGGCTTTAATAATGTTGGTGATAATGCAGCAATTACCGAGCATATAAAAAATATTCGTGCTAAATTAAAAATTTTTTCGTTAGCACCGATTGTTACTGTCTGGGGAGTGGGCTATAAATGGCAAGAAGAAGGGGTATCTCATACCTGTTAACTGAATTTTTATTGATTAATGGTGTAGTGATCATTTTTTTGACTTGTATGTGGTTTCTTAGTGTTGGCTACTTGGTAAGTGAGCACATTATCTATCCAGCTAATTACGATGAGCAAAAAGTTCAACAGTTTGTTAAAGTGCAGCGGAGTAAGCGAGTGTTTAATGCTAATGAAGTGCCAGATAATGTAAGTTATGCTTTATTTAATCCTCAGCATCATATGTTGAAGACTAATACTTCTCAAATTAACTGGAAAAAAATGCGCAAGTGTTTGTATCATCCAAAACATGTTGATTATGGCTATCAACTCGTACGTTATCCGGATAAGTCAGTTGTGGTTTTACATTATTATTATTTAACGCGTTATGTTAATCCAATTTTTCAGAGAATTTTACCACCAAGCGAATATCTTTCTTTAGGAATGCTATTATTTTTAATTTTGTTTTGCTTGCTTGTGACTACGATTTTGTTAAAAAACAAATTGGTTAAGTCTGTTAATTTGTTTCGGCAGGTTGGTGAGAGTATTACTAAACAGGATTTGGATTTTAAAATACCGCATTCTAATATTAAAGAATTTGAACATGCTTTAAATACAATGGCTGAAATGCAATTAGCTTTAAAGGAATCTTTGATAAGCAAATGGGCGCAGGAACAAAGCCAACAGCAAGAAATTTCTGCTCTTAGTCATGATTTAAAAACACCATTAACAGTCATTCAGGGTAATAGTGAGTTGTTACTCGAAGATGACAATTTGACTGAACAACAACGAGAAGATTTGCAAAGTATTATGCGTAATACTAAACAGGCTAACGAATATTTAAATTCATTAAGGGCAGCAACTAAGGGCAGCATTGAGCAAGCAATAAATGTTAATCTTACTAATTTGCAAATTGAGATTACTAAACGGGCTCAAGAATTAGTTCATACTAAAAAAATAGAATTAATAGTAGACGGTACATTAACAGGTTATGCATATTTGCAAAAAAATCATTTTATTAGAGCGATAATTAATGTTATTGAAAATGCGGTTACTTACACGCGTATGAAAGGGAGAATTAAATTAGCGTTTAAAAATGAAGTACAATATGTACAGATAGGTGTTTACGATCAAGGCCCAGGCTTTTCTAAAGCCGCCTTATTAAATGCAACTAAGCGCTTTTGGAAAGAAGATCAAGCACGTAAAATTAATGGTCACAATGGATTAGGTCTGTGGTTTGCTAATGATGTTATTGAAAAAAATAGTGGCCATTTAGTAATTAAAAATAGTTCTAACGGAGGGATAGTTTTAATAAATTTAGCAAAAACTAAAGCTAAACATGAAAAATAAATGGTAACTGGAGTTGCTGTCATAGAGCAAAACAAAAAGGGGTTCAGATCAGAGTGAACTCCTTTTGTTTGTTTAAAATTAATTATTCGAATAATACGCAAGTACCTTCTGGTACGGCAATATCCTTTTGGATAGGTGTTAAGCAACCATTGTCAGCATCACGGGTATAAAGCGTGGCGTTGTCGGTATTTTGGTTAGCGACAACCACGTATTCTTCGTTCTTGTCCCAATTAAAGTCACGTGGAAACTCGCCAAATGTGGAAATTCGTTGGGCAAGTTGCAAGGTGTGGTCAGATTTAACACCGAACACGGTGATTGAATTATGGCCTCTATTAGAGACATAAATATACTTGCCATCGCTGCTCATGCGAATTGCTGCAGCACCATTATGTTCAGTGTAGTCTTCTGGAATGGTTGAATAAGTTGCAATATTTTCAAAAGTCCAGTTATTTTCGTCAAACTTAGCGACATTAACCTTGCTAGATAATTCGCCAGCAACGTAAAAATAATTGCTGTCAGGGCTAAAAGCAATGTGGCGGCTGCCAAAGCCCGGTTCGTTCTGGTAACTGGCCAGGTGCTTTAATTTATTATTGCTTAGTGCATAAAAGTCAACACAATCATTACCCAAGTCGCAGCTAACGAGATTACCGTTAGGTGTTTCGTTGAAAAAGTGTGGGTGCGGGCCGTCGACTTGCTCAGGCCGCGGGCCCAGAGTGTCAGCAGTATGCGTTACTGAATCAAGCAAGGTTAATTTACCGTCTGTAGTGTAAGAAAATACTGCTAACACGGCTGTATGATAATTGGCAGTGTAAAGCCGCTTTTGCTGTTTGTTGATGCCAATGTATGCAGGAGATGAGCCAGCTGTTAAATAAGAATCAGTTTCTTGATATGCACCATTAACTAATTTGTAGGCACTAATTCCACCTTGATCGCCAGCATTATTAATCGTAAAAATCAGGTTGTTGTCTTGGACAAAGTAGGTTGGACCACCAATTTTAATAATTTCTTTTGCCTGACCAACTTTAGCAGAATCCTTGGTTTCAAGTGGTAATTCGTAAATTCCGGTGGCTGTTTTTTGTGTGTAGCCGCCAATTAATAGCCTCATATTTTAACCTCCAATTAAATTTTGTAATATAATTGCCTCTAATAAGTATAGCACGAGGTGCTATTATTTAATTTTAGGTAGTTAACTTTTGTAAAAAAAGTGTTAAAGTAAATTGTCGACTTTATTTTAAAGTAGGAAATTTTAGTTAAGAAGGTACCGTTAATGGACGAAAGTAAAATTCGTGAACTTTATGCAAAAAACGATATTGCAGAAGTTTTTACAAATTTAAATTCCTCATCCGATGGCCTAAGCTCACAAGAAGCTGCCAAAAGACTGCAAAAATATGGTTCTAACGAGATTAAAAAGTCTCAAGAAGAATCACAGTGGAAAGTATTTTTTAAAAATTTTGTCAGTATGATGGCAATTTTGTTGTGGATCTCAGGTGCGATTGCGATGTTCAGTGGCACAATTGAATTGGGAATCGCAATCTGGATGGTTAACATCATCAACGGCCTGTTTAGTTTTTGGCAAGAACGTGCGGCTAAAAGGGCAACTGACGCCTTGAACAATATGTTGCCGACTTATGTGCAGGTCATTCGTGATGGCAAAAAAGTGCAGATTGATTCTAAGGAATTGGTTCCTGGTGACGTATTTGTATTGCAGGCTGGGAATGCAATTCCTGCTGATGCTCGGCTAATTTCAGCCAGCTCAATGCAAGTTGACCAGAGTGCCTTAAACGGCGAGTCGGTGCCAGAATCTAAGACGACAAAGTATGATCCCGGTGAGGGTAGTTATGCTGAGACTAACTTAGTTTATTCAGGGACGACAGTTGGTGCCGGAACGGCGCGGGCAATTGCCTTTGCGACGGGAATGGACACCGAATTTGGTCGCATTGCGCAATTGACCCAAAAGCAAGACAAGGTTGATAGCCCGTTAACGCAAGAGCTTAACCGGTTGACCAAGCAATTATCAATTATTGCGGTTTCGATTGGGGTATTGTTCTTAATTGCAGCGATTTTCTTTGTTAAGTATCCATTTGCTAAGGCATTTATCTTTGCGTTAGGAATGATTGTTGCCTTTATTCCGGAAGGCTTATTGCCAACAGTTACTCTGAGCTTGGCACAAGGTGTTCGCCGGATGGCAAAAAAGCACGCCTTGGTTAAGGAACTGAACTCAGTTGAAACTTTGGGTGAAACGACAGTTATTTGTTCAGACAAGACTGGAACATTAACCCAAAACCAAATGACAATTCATTATATCTGGACCTTAAAAAATGAATATAAGGTTACGGGTAATGGTTATGTTAACAATGGTCAAGTTGAGTTAAACGGTAAGCAATTGTGGTATGAAGAAAATCCGGATTTGCATAAGTTAATTCAAATTGCTTCGCTTGATAATGATACCGCGGTGCAGCCAAGTAAGGTTAAGGGCGGCAAGCCTAAAATTTTGGGGACACCAACCGAAGCTTCATTAATTATCATGGCGCAAAAGGCTGGCTTTGACCGGCAAAAAGTGCTGGTTAAGTATCCAAGAATGCGCGAATTGCCATTTGATTCTGATCGAAAACGAATGACAACGATTCACCGTTGGAATGATAAACAATACATTATCTTTACTAAGGGTTCCTTTAGTGATGTACTTAAGCAATGTGATCAAGTACAAGTTGATGGTCAAGTACGACCAATGACCCAAGATGATATTGACCAAGCTAACAAGGTTAATGCGCAATACGCTGCTCAAGGATTACGGAGTATGGCAATGGCTTACCGAATTGTTGACAAAGTTGACACCGATGTCTCTAAGTTAACGATTGATACTGCCGAGACACACTTGGTCTTTGTTGGGTTAACGACAATGAGTGATCCGCCGCGGCCAGAAATTTACAATGCTGTTAGACGCTGCCACGAAGCCAAGATTAAGATTATCATGGTTACTGGTGATTCAAAGCTCACAGCCAAGTCAGTTGCGGTTCAAATCGGATTAACTTCTGATAAAGCACGCGTTATTTCTGGAACAGAACTTGAGGCGATGAGCGATGATGAGTTACGTGAAGCCTTGAAGGGTGAAGTTATTTTTGCTAGGGTTGCCCCTGAACAAAAGTACAAGGTTGTTAAGACTTTGCAAGAAAATGGCGAAATTGTTGCCTCAACTGGTGATGGTGTTAATGACGCGCCAGCCTTAAAGCAAGCTGATATCGGGATTGCAATGGGGATGACTGGTACTGACGTTGCTAAGGATGCTGCCAATATTATCTTGACTGATGATAACTTCGCTTCAATTGTTGCTGCGATTGAAGAAGGCCGGGCCGTTTACAGTAACATTCGGAAGTTCTTGACGTATATTTTGACTTCCAATGTTCCTGAAGCCTTTCCGTCAATTTTGTTCCTCTTCTCCGGTGGTTTGATTCCACTGCCAATGACAGTTATGCAAATTTTAACGGTTGACCTCGGAACAGACATGCTGCCAGCATTAGGGCTTGGTGGCGAGGCCGTCGACCCAGACGTGATGAAGCAAGCTCCGAGAAAGCGTAATGAGCACTTGCTCAATCGCAGTGTTATCCTCCATGCATTCTTATGGTATGGCTTGATTTCAAGTATTATCTCGATTGGCGCATACTTCTTTGTCAATTCGCAAAATGGTTGGCCGCAAGCTGCCTTAGCCTCCAGTGGTCCTGTTTATATGCGGGCAACAACGATGGTCTTGGGTGCAATTGTCTTTACTCAGGTTGCCAATGTTTTGAACTGCCGGACCAACAAGGTTTCGATTTTCAAGAAGGGCTTGTTCAGCAATCACAATATT
The sequence above is a segment of the Lactobacillus sp. ESL0677 genome. Coding sequences within it:
- a CDS encoding response regulator transcription factor, whose translation is MPKILAIDDDQDLLVLVKRALTREGYTVDTRRSTKELTAETCRFYQLILVDVMMPDEDGFDFCQRIRPVYDGPIIFLTAKTDDAALVRGLGLGGDDYIKKPFSLAELRARVNAHLRREKRQPLHAYERSGVLFNLSERKACVHDQTVPFTKGEFQLAAHLAEHPGQVYTKEQLYEAVFGFNNVGDNAAITEHIKNIRAKLKIFSLAPIVTVWGVGYKWQEEGVSHTC
- a CDS encoding lantibiotic immunity ABC transporter MutE/EpiE family permease subunit yields the protein MLPIEVALISSYILENDKKQHYFNLKLTPISYIKICLAKIITGCCYLLVTNIIMMFLVLGVGSLFGKQLMLGRVLQATILLTVCFAWQIPLGMLLELKLPAILTLIIMFIVNIFFASQTFAGSRTLWIIPFAIPARLMATILGVNPNGVLLAKNSYLHAKTVILPGVLLTVTLFGVLVVVLGHYFKEDNL
- a CDS encoding HAMP domain-containing sensor histidine kinase, which codes for MINGVVIIFLTCMWFLSVGYLVSEHIIYPANYDEQKVQQFVKVQRSKRVFNANEVPDNVSYALFNPQHHMLKTNTSQINWKKMRKCLYHPKHVDYGYQLVRYPDKSVVVLHYYYLTRYVNPIFQRILPPSEYLSLGMLLFLILFCLLVTTILLKNKLVKSVNLFRQVGESITKQDLDFKIPHSNIKEFEHALNTMAEMQLALKESLISKWAQEQSQQQEISALSHDLKTPLTVIQGNSELLLEDDNLTEQQREDLQSIMRNTKQANEYLNSLRAATKGSIEQAINVNLTNLQIEITKRAQELVHTKKIELIVDGTLTGYAYLQKNHFIRAIINVIENAVTYTRMKGRIKLAFKNEVQYVQIGVYDQGPGFSKAALLNATKRFWKEDQARKINGHNGLGLWFANDVIEKNSGHLVIKNSSNGGIVLINLAKTKAKHEK
- a CDS encoding lantibiotic immunity ABC transporter MutG family permease subunit, which codes for MSLINLFQAEFLKLRHTNYFWIHVALPLLGAILCASYFLMTKYRFTTFLINYFLIIALSYPFACSYACNNIFEQEISNGCFNLLSVTKRWQILLVKLCYLLISSLISCLLAIFTFIGLLKIMHAKIIINVSYLLGMCLLIWGSNCSTYLVHSFLELKFGHNVSLVCAAFEFLLAALLLTDLGNLIWPFFPSSWGGHLVRIYTMASLNLKDVVFVPISCALSIIVGLTLAMLILVFCWFNQWEGCKNNS
- a CDS encoding lactonase family protein, producing the protein MRLLIGGYTQKTATGIYELPLETKDSAKVGQAKEIIKIGGPTYFVQDNNLIFTINNAGDQGGISAYKLVNGAYQETDSYLTAGSSPAYIGINKQQKRLYTANYHTAVLAVFSYTTDGKLTLLDSVTHTADTLGPRPEQVDGPHPHFFNETPNGNLVSCDLGNDCVDFYALSNNKLKHLASYQNEPGFGSRHIAFSPDSNYFYVAGELSSKVNVAKFDENNWTFENIATYSTIPEDYTEHNGAAAIRMSSDGKYIYVSNRGHNSITVFGVKSDHTLQLAQRISTFGEFPRDFNWDKNEEYVVVANQNTDNATLYTRDADNGCLTPIQKDIAVPEGTCVLFE
- a CDS encoding cation-transporting P-type ATPase, with the protein product MDESKIRELYAKNDIAEVFTNLNSSSDGLSSQEAAKRLQKYGSNEIKKSQEESQWKVFFKNFVSMMAILLWISGAIAMFSGTIELGIAIWMVNIINGLFSFWQERAAKRATDALNNMLPTYVQVIRDGKKVQIDSKELVPGDVFVLQAGNAIPADARLISASSMQVDQSALNGESVPESKTTKYDPGEGSYAETNLVYSGTTVGAGTARAIAFATGMDTEFGRIAQLTQKQDKVDSPLTQELNRLTKQLSIIAVSIGVLFLIAAIFFVKYPFAKAFIFALGMIVAFIPEGLLPTVTLSLAQGVRRMAKKHALVKELNSVETLGETTVICSDKTGTLTQNQMTIHYIWTLKNEYKVTGNGYVNNGQVELNGKQLWYEENPDLHKLIQIASLDNDTAVQPSKVKGGKPKILGTPTEASLIIMAQKAGFDRQKVLVKYPRMRELPFDSDRKRMTTIHRWNDKQYIIFTKGSFSDVLKQCDQVQVDGQVRPMTQDDIDQANKVNAQYAAQGLRSMAMAYRIVDKVDTDVSKLTIDTAETHLVFVGLTTMSDPPRPEIYNAVRRCHEAKIKIIMVTGDSKLTAKSVAVQIGLTSDKARVISGTELEAMSDDELREALKGEVIFARVAPEQKYKVVKTLQENGEIVASTGDGVNDAPALKQADIGIAMGMTGTDVAKDAANIILTDDNFASIVAAIEEGRAVYSNIRKFLTYILTSNVPEAFPSILFLFSGGLIPLPMTVMQILTVDLGTDMLPALGLGGEAVDPDVMKQAPRKRNEHLLNRSVILHAFLWYGLISSIISIGAYFFVNSQNGWPQAALASSGPVYMRATTMVLGAIVFTQVANVLNCRTNKVSIFKKGLFSNHNIWYGIIFEILLFLILTVTPGLQQLFNTTRLLPTDWLFLFCLPIPLVLIDELRKWLFFHKKVKE